The uncultured Sunxiuqinia sp. genome has a segment encoding these proteins:
- a CDS encoding efflux RND transporter permease subunit codes for MKFIIDRKTLISMLFIGLTLLGYVSYKQLGVELLPNAELPFLFVQAVSNQEADPEYLENEVVIPIEGAVGTLEGIESLESNITSRMGTVVVYYQKDVDFSFAYLKLQEKINEIQVDLPDGVRVSVNRVDLSQMNNQFMELQARGSGGVDRVRNIVDQEIAPDLENLDGIAGVNVFGGREKSIEVILDMDACEAYNITPAQVRSLLSQNSQSRTYVGNLKESDKLYFVHVTAEYDRVSELENLVVSDGPILLKDIAKVRFGVKEETSYSRVNGKDAITIRLINDSQVNQIELSHKTQELVEKLNEKLARKDVELFIQDNSAETMENNIDQIINLALVGGLMAVFVLWMFLRNVRIVAFIALAIPISVFTAFNLFYSYDITLNSLTLVGMALAIGMLLDNSVVVLENIYRLAGKGVDPDSAVTQGTSEVWRSILAATLTTITVFLPFVFSTNFMIEMLGKNVGISIISTLVVSLVVALLLVPMAVHYILKRKRGKEISFEKVTTNNRMVQVYLLLLKSCMRYPTSTVLGAVLIFFVTIFVSLAISVSSLQEVEEDQIQLYVTMPSGSSLEVTDETVTKIEEKLAEVNEKLDVVSTIEEEKAVVSLTLVEDYEEVDGRSFAEIKSAVNDLTKNIGSAEISFEQSQSSGGGGGGFSGGRNMMGNFQRMLGIGSEEEKIVLKGQDFVMMQTVAEDIEYFLDDLDFINRVRLNVSDNRPEVHMLFDPLLMTEYNISMGQVASELNSFSGEISTGVQFNQGVDEYEIIIKQGEEDPLEEDMRTMDDLKVLQVSDASGGLHDLQEFTQLVYARGLAGINRVNQEKQIEITYSLNNEAQQSKDLLESYRYEIDALVANYNFPSGVAAEVIHEEDDLGEFKFLILAAIILIFMILASVFESFATPFVLLFSIPLAAIGSLLALIITGNSLFNANTMIGFLILLGVVVNNGIILIDYSNILRKRGYRRSRALMTAGLSRVRPILITAITTIVAMVPLALGQAEYVSVIGAPFAIIVIGGLALSTVLTLIFIPTFYSGLESALEWFHQLDWKLKALQLIAITGALFLIYYDVDSLTWQLVDTVLAVVLIPGTTWFVLNSLKKASAQLIAPDEKVHIVIQNLVKIYDRPSRFAREWAGGLNIRRRAGLEKEFRNIREFDQLIWQLPLLGFMIYFTFFYLDAAFWISFMMIIIYLYLNQIWEPITIYLNHRHQETNRTVFKRINKLGKLFLYWLMPLVGLVILWIKTDVIGLVIAFGAFWYLVLLISVTAKRLYEEKINIERITGRFGTLRRAVFRLVKRIPVIGKRRVPFKALNGVSLEIGTGMFGLLGPNGAGKSTMMRIICGIFEQSYGKVWINGIDTQEKREELQGLIGYLPQEFGTYENMPAQEFLDYQALLKGLTDAKQRNERIEYVLKAVHMWEKRGDKIGSFSGGMKQRIGIAQILLHLPKILVVDEPTAGLDPRERIRFRNLLVELSRERIVIFSTHIIEDISSSCNQVAVINRGQVKYHGTPIEMVNLADNLVWQYDVPAAEFDKMPNKQMVTHHMRVGENIRVRLLSHEKPADDAVEAKPVLEDAYLCLIKDLK; via the coding sequence ATGAAATTTATAATCGATAGAAAGACCCTGATCAGCATGTTGTTTATTGGACTGACCCTTCTGGGCTACGTGTCTTATAAACAGTTGGGTGTTGAATTATTGCCCAATGCGGAGCTTCCCTTCTTGTTCGTTCAGGCGGTATCTAACCAGGAGGCTGATCCCGAATATCTTGAAAATGAAGTCGTCATTCCTATCGAAGGTGCTGTTGGCACCTTGGAAGGTATCGAGTCGCTAGAGTCGAATATCACCTCCCGAATGGGGACGGTCGTTGTTTATTACCAGAAAGATGTCGATTTCAGTTTTGCCTATCTCAAGCTACAGGAAAAGATAAACGAGATACAAGTAGACCTGCCTGACGGTGTGCGTGTTAGCGTAAATCGTGTTGACCTCTCACAAATGAACAACCAGTTTATGGAATTGCAGGCTCGCGGAAGTGGTGGAGTCGATCGGGTACGCAATATTGTTGATCAGGAAATAGCTCCTGATCTGGAGAATCTGGATGGCATTGCGGGTGTCAATGTGTTTGGTGGTCGTGAAAAATCCATCGAGGTTATTCTGGATATGGATGCCTGTGAAGCATACAACATTACACCGGCACAGGTTCGTTCGTTGCTTTCTCAAAACTCACAATCACGCACTTATGTTGGCAACCTGAAAGAAAGCGATAAACTTTACTTTGTGCATGTAACTGCCGAGTACGATCGGGTTAGTGAGCTGGAAAACTTAGTGGTGTCTGATGGACCAATCTTGCTGAAAGATATCGCAAAAGTTCGTTTTGGAGTAAAAGAAGAAACAAGCTACAGCCGGGTGAATGGGAAAGATGCAATTACCATTCGTTTGATCAACGATTCGCAGGTCAACCAGATTGAGCTATCGCATAAAACCCAGGAACTGGTTGAAAAACTTAATGAGAAGCTGGCCCGTAAGGATGTGGAGTTGTTCATTCAGGATAACTCCGCTGAAACCATGGAAAACAATATCGACCAAATCATCAACCTGGCTTTGGTTGGTGGATTGATGGCCGTGTTTGTACTGTGGATGTTTTTGCGAAATGTGCGTATTGTCGCATTTATTGCGCTGGCAATTCCGATTTCAGTATTCACTGCTTTCAACCTGTTTTATTCCTACGATATTACCCTGAACAGCCTGACACTGGTTGGTATGGCACTCGCCATAGGCATGCTGCTCGACAATAGTGTGGTGGTACTTGAAAATATTTATCGACTCGCCGGAAAAGGAGTAGATCCGGATTCGGCGGTCACGCAAGGGACATCCGAAGTTTGGCGTTCTATCCTGGCAGCAACCTTAACGACGATTACGGTGTTCTTGCCCTTTGTTTTTTCAACCAATTTCATGATTGAAATGCTGGGAAAAAATGTCGGTATTTCCATCATTTCAACCTTGGTGGTTTCGTTGGTTGTAGCATTGTTATTGGTACCAATGGCTGTCCACTATATTCTGAAAAGAAAACGCGGCAAAGAGATCTCCTTTGAAAAGGTGACCACCAACAACCGGATGGTGCAGGTATACTTATTGCTGCTGAAATCGTGCATGCGCTACCCCACAAGTACTGTTTTGGGTGCTGTGCTTATCTTCTTTGTTACCATTTTTGTCAGTTTGGCCATTAGTGTTAGCTCTCTGCAAGAAGTTGAAGAAGACCAAATTCAATTGTATGTGACCATGCCATCGGGCTCGAGTCTTGAAGTAACAGATGAAACAGTAACTAAGATTGAAGAAAAACTGGCAGAAGTTAACGAGAAATTGGATGTGGTGAGTACCATTGAAGAGGAAAAAGCAGTTGTTTCGTTAACGCTGGTTGAAGATTATGAAGAGGTTGATGGCCGATCATTTGCCGAAATAAAGTCAGCCGTAAATGATCTAACAAAAAATATCGGTTCAGCGGAAATCTCCTTCGAACAAAGCCAGTCAAGTGGCGGTGGAGGCGGTGGCTTTAGTGGCGGACGGAACATGATGGGCAATTTTCAACGGATGTTGGGAATTGGTTCCGAAGAAGAAAAAATTGTATTGAAAGGTCAGGATTTCGTCATGATGCAAACGGTGGCCGAAGACATTGAATATTTTCTGGATGACCTGGATTTTATTAACCGCGTGCGACTGAATGTATCAGACAACCGACCGGAAGTTCATATGCTATTTGATCCGCTGTTAATGACGGAATACAATATTAGCATGGGACAGGTGGCTAGTGAACTGAATTCCTTTTCAGGCGAAATTTCTACCGGCGTACAGTTTAATCAGGGAGTAGATGAATACGAAATAATTATCAAGCAAGGCGAAGAAGACCCACTGGAAGAAGATATGCGTACCATGGATGACTTGAAAGTTTTGCAGGTAAGTGATGCCTCGGGAGGCTTGCACGATCTGCAGGAGTTTACTCAGTTGGTTTACGCTCGGGGGTTGGCAGGAATCAATCGGGTAAACCAGGAAAAGCAAATCGAAATTACCTATAGCCTGAATAATGAAGCTCAGCAATCGAAGGACTTGCTGGAGTCTTATCGCTACGAAATCGATGCGCTGGTTGCCAATTACAACTTCCCGTCAGGGGTGGCCGCTGAAGTGATCCATGAAGAGGACGATCTTGGCGAATTTAAGTTTTTAATCTTGGCTGCCATCATTTTAATTTTCATGATTTTGGCATCGGTATTCGAATCTTTTGCAACGCCTTTTGTGTTGTTGTTCTCCATTCCGCTTGCAGCAATCGGTTCGCTATTGGCTTTGATTATTACCGGCAACAGTCTTTTTAATGCCAATACGATGATCGGCTTCCTGATCTTATTGGGTGTGGTGGTTAACAACGGGATCATTCTGATTGATTACAGCAATATCTTGCGCAAGCGAGGATATCGACGTTCCCGGGCGTTAATGACAGCCGGATTGTCGCGGGTTCGCCCAATCCTGATTACAGCCATTACCACCATTGTTGCTATGGTGCCACTTGCATTGGGACAAGCCGAATACGTGAGTGTGATTGGCGCACCATTTGCCATCATTGTGATTGGCGGTTTGGCATTAAGCACCGTGCTGACCCTGATTTTCATTCCAACTTTTTATTCGGGACTTGAAAGTGCCTTAGAGTGGTTTCATCAGTTGGATTGGAAACTGAAAGCCTTGCAACTGATTGCCATAACAGGTGCTCTATTCCTGATATACTATGACGTGGATTCCTTAACCTGGCAACTGGTTGATACCGTTTTGGCGGTTGTTTTAATTCCCGGAACCACATGGTTTGTGCTGAATAGTTTAAAGAAGGCAAGTGCTCAACTCATCGCACCGGACGAAAAAGTCCATATCGTCATTCAAAATCTGGTAAAAATATACGACCGCCCGAGCCGTTTTGCCCGCGAGTGGGCCGGTGGCCTCAACATCCGCCGACGAGCCGGATTGGAAAAAGAATTCCGCAACATTCGGGAGTTTGATCAGCTGATCTGGCAATTGCCACTGTTGGGTTTTATGATCTATTTTACCTTTTTCTACTTAGATGCCGCTTTCTGGATTAGCTTTATGATGATAATCATTTACTTGTACCTGAACCAGATCTGGGAACCGATTACCATTTATTTAAACCATCGGCACCAGGAAACAAACCGAACTGTTTTCAAGCGGATTAATAAATTAGGTAAGCTGTTTCTATATTGGTTGATGCCTTTAGTTGGATTGGTTATTCTCTGGATAAAAACGGACGTTATTGGTCTGGTAATCGCATTCGGAGCATTTTGGTATTTGGTCTTGCTAATTTCAGTTACCGCCAAACGGCTTTACGAAGAAAAAATAAATATTGAGCGGATCACCGGCCGTTTTGGTACGCTGCGACGGGCAGTCTTTCGTTTGGTGAAACGAATTCCGGTGATTGGAAAACGGCGGGTTCCTTTTAAGGCGCTCAATGGTGTTTCGCTGGAAATTGGAACAGGAATGTTTGGACTACTTGGCCCCAATGGAGCCGGTAAATCAACCATGATGCGGATTATTTGCGGAATTTTTGAGCAAAGTTACGGCAAGGTCTGGATCAATGGCATTGATACGCAAGAAAAGCGCGAAGAGCTACAGGGATTGATTGGCTATTTGCCACAAGAGTTTGGAACCTATGAAAATATGCCTGCCCAGGAGTTTCTGGATTATCAGGCTCTGCTGAAAGGACTAACCGATGCCAAACAGCGAAATGAACGAATCGAATATGTGCTGAAAGCGGTTCATATGTGGGAAAAGCGAGGCGATAAGATTGGCTCGTTCTCCGGTGGTATGAAACAACGAATTGGAATTGCGCAAATCCTGCTTCATCTTCCGAAAATTTTAGTGGTGGATGAACCAACTGCTGGATTAGACCCGCGTGAGCGTATCCGTTTCCGAAACCTGTTGGTGGAGTTGAGCCGTGAGCGGATTGTTATTTTTTCAACCCATATTATTGAGGATATTTCAAGCTCGTGTAATCAGGTTGCCGTAATTAACCGGGGGCAAGTAAAATATCATGGTACGCCAATAGAAATGGTGAACTTGGCCGATAATCTGGTTTGGCAATACGATGTACCGGCTGCTGAATTTGACAAGATGCCTAACAAACAAATGGTAACACACCACATGCGGGTAGGCGAAAATATAAGGGTACGCCTATTGAGCCATGAGAAACCAGCCGATGATGCCGTAGAGGCCAAGCCGGTACTGGAAGATGCTTATTTGTGCTTGATTAAAGACTTGAAGTAA